In a single window of the Cygnus olor isolate bCygOlo1 chromosome 5, bCygOlo1.pri.v2, whole genome shotgun sequence genome:
- the FADS2 gene encoding acyl-CoA 6-desaturase isoform X1, translating into MGKGGEKGEESGECKAQIPFYTWEEIQKHNLRTDKWLVIERKVYNVTQWANRHPGGHRVIGHCAGEDATDAFQAFHINPTLVQKFLKPLLIGELAPGEPSQDRDKNSQLVEDFRTLRKTAEDMNLFRASPLFFSLYLAHIIAMEALAWLMVSYFGTGWITTLLLACILATSQTQAGWLQHDFGHLSVFKKSSWNHLVHKFVIGHLKGASANWWNHRHFQHHAKPNIFKKDPDVNMLHIFVLGDTQPVEYGKKKLKYLPYNHQHEYFFLIFPPLLIPVYFQIQIISTMIKRRFWADLAWAFSYYMRYFITYIPFYGVLGSLSLLTFVRFLESHWFVWVTQMNHIPMEIDFEKHKDWLSSQLAATCNIEQSFFNDWFTGHLNFQIEHHLFPTMPRHNFWKVKPLVKSLCAKYGVQYEEKPLGKAFVDIIGSLKKSGDLWLDAYLYK; encoded by the exons atggggaaagggggggagaAAGGCGAGGAGTCGGGGGAGTGCAAGGCGCAGATCCCCTTCTACACCTGGGAGGAGATCCAGAAGCACAACCTGAGGACGGACAAGTGGCTGGTGATAGAGCGCAAGGTGTACAATGTCACCCAGTGGGCAAACAGGCACCCGGGGGGCCACCGAGTGATCGGCCACTGCGCCGGGGAAGATGCCACG GATGCGTTCCAGGCCTTCCATATCAATCCCACCTTGGTGCAAAAGTTTCTCAAGCCATTACTTATCGGAGAGCTTGCTCCAGGGGAACCCAGCCAAGACCGAGATAAAAAT TCCCAGCTGGTGGAGGATTTCCGGACCCTGAGGAAGACAGCCGAAGACATGAATTTATTCAGAGCAAGCCCTTTGTTCTTCTCTCTTTACCTGGCCCATATCATTGCAATGGAAGCTTTAGCTTGGCTAATGGTTTCATACTTCGGTACCGGGTGGATTACAACTCTCCTCCTTGCGTGCATCCTTGCAACTTCCCAG ACCCAGGCAGGGTGGCTGCAACATGACTTTGGACACCTGTCTGTCTTTAAGAAGTCTTCCTGGAACCACCTTGTCCACAAGTTTGTGATTGGACACCTGAAG GGCGCCTCTGCAAACTGGTGGAACCACCGTCACTTCCAACACCATGCCAAGCCCAACATATTCAAGAAAGACCCAGATGTGAACATGCTGCATATTTTTGTCCTTGGAGATACACAGCCTGTTGAG TATGGCAAGAAGAAGCTGAAGTACCTGCCTTACAACCACCAGCATGAGTACTTCTTCCTCA TCTTCCCACCTCTGCTCATCCCCGTGTATTTCCAAATCCAAATCATCTCAACCATGATCAAGCGCAGGTTCTGGGCG GACCTAGCCTGGGCCTTCAGCTACTACATGCGCTATTTCATCACATACATCCCATTCTATGGCGTTCTGGGATCCCTGTCTCTCCTCACTTTTGTCAG GTTTCTGGAGAGTCACTGGTTTGTGTGGGTCACCCAGATGAATCACATTCCAATGGAAATTGATTTTGAGAAACACAAAGATTGGCTCAGCTCCCAG TTGGCAGCCACTTGCAACATCGAGCAGTCCTTTTTCAATGACTGGTTCACCGGGCACCTGAATTTTCAAATTGAGCACCA CCTGTTTCCAACAATGCCACGGCACAATTTCTGGAAAGTTAAACCTTTGGTGAAGTCATTATGTGCCAAGTACGGAGTCCAATATGAAGAGAAGCCTCTTGGAAAAGCATTTGTAGACATAATTGG gTCCCTAAAGAAATCTGGAGATCTATGGCTGGACGCTTACCTCTATAAGTGA
- the FADS2 gene encoding acyl-CoA 6-desaturase isoform X2 yields MGKGGEKGEESGECKAQIPFYTWEEIQKHNLRTDKWLVIERKVYNVTQWANRHPGGHRVIGHCAGEDATDAFQAFHINPTLVQKFLKPLLIGELAPGEPSQDRDKNSQLVEDFRTLRKTAEDMNLFRASPLFFSLYLAHIIAMEALAWLMVSYFGTGWITTLLLACILATSQTQAGWLQHDFGHLSVFKKSSWNHLVHKFVIGHLKGASANWWNHRHFQHHAKPNIFKKDPDVNMLHIFVLGDTQPVEYGKKKLKYLPYNHQHEYFFLIFPPLLIPVYFQIQIISTMIKRRFWADLAWAFSYYMRYFITYIPFYGVLGSLSLLTFVRFLESHWFVWVTQMNHIPMEIDFEKHKDWLSSQLAATCNIEQSFFNDWFTGHLKSAAGERYFYLLLCKS; encoded by the exons atggggaaagggggggagaAAGGCGAGGAGTCGGGGGAGTGCAAGGCGCAGATCCCCTTCTACACCTGGGAGGAGATCCAGAAGCACAACCTGAGGACGGACAAGTGGCTGGTGATAGAGCGCAAGGTGTACAATGTCACCCAGTGGGCAAACAGGCACCCGGGGGGCCACCGAGTGATCGGCCACTGCGCCGGGGAAGATGCCACG GATGCGTTCCAGGCCTTCCATATCAATCCCACCTTGGTGCAAAAGTTTCTCAAGCCATTACTTATCGGAGAGCTTGCTCCAGGGGAACCCAGCCAAGACCGAGATAAAAAT TCCCAGCTGGTGGAGGATTTCCGGACCCTGAGGAAGACAGCCGAAGACATGAATTTATTCAGAGCAAGCCCTTTGTTCTTCTCTCTTTACCTGGCCCATATCATTGCAATGGAAGCTTTAGCTTGGCTAATGGTTTCATACTTCGGTACCGGGTGGATTACAACTCTCCTCCTTGCGTGCATCCTTGCAACTTCCCAG ACCCAGGCAGGGTGGCTGCAACATGACTTTGGACACCTGTCTGTCTTTAAGAAGTCTTCCTGGAACCACCTTGTCCACAAGTTTGTGATTGGACACCTGAAG GGCGCCTCTGCAAACTGGTGGAACCACCGTCACTTCCAACACCATGCCAAGCCCAACATATTCAAGAAAGACCCAGATGTGAACATGCTGCATATTTTTGTCCTTGGAGATACACAGCCTGTTGAG TATGGCAAGAAGAAGCTGAAGTACCTGCCTTACAACCACCAGCATGAGTACTTCTTCCTCA TCTTCCCACCTCTGCTCATCCCCGTGTATTTCCAAATCCAAATCATCTCAACCATGATCAAGCGCAGGTTCTGGGCG GACCTAGCCTGGGCCTTCAGCTACTACATGCGCTATTTCATCACATACATCCCATTCTATGGCGTTCTGGGATCCCTGTCTCTCCTCACTTTTGTCAG GTTTCTGGAGAGTCACTGGTTTGTGTGGGTCACCCAGATGAATCACATTCCAATGGAAATTGATTTTGAGAAACACAAAGATTGGCTCAGCTCCCAG TTGGCAGCCACTTGCAACATCGAGCAGTCCTTTTTCAATGACTGGTTCACCGGGC
- the FADS1 gene encoding acyl-CoA (8-3)-desaturase isoform X2: protein MEAPGPVPPPRRFTWEEIAQRSARGPPPQERWLVIDRKVYDISRFHRRHPGGSRVISHYAGQDATDPFIAFHPDKALVRKYMSPLLIGELAPDQPSFEPSKNKKLVEDFRELRATVEKMGLLKPNRTFFMLHLCHILLLDVAAWLTIWYFGSSTVPFLISAVLLGTVQAQAGWLQHDFGHLSVFSESRWNHLVHKFVIGHLKLGVQKKKFMPYNHQHKYFFIIGPPALVPLYFQWYIFYFVVQRKQWVDLAWMLTFYVRFFLTYLPLLGVKGILGLHLLVRFIESNWFVWITQMNHIPMHIDYDKNVDWFSTQLQATCNVHQSLFNDWFSGHLNFQIEHHLFPTMPRHNYWKVAPLVKSLCAKHGIEYHCKPLLTAFADIVHSLKDSGELWLDAYLHK from the exons ATGGAGGCCCCCGGGCCGgtcccgccgccccgccgcttCACCTGGGAGGAGATCGCGCAGCGCTCGGCCCGCGGGCCGCCGCCCCAGGAGCGGTGGCTGGTGATCGACAGGAAGGTGTACGACATCAGCCGCTTCCACCGGCGGCACCCCGGCGGCTCGCGGGTCATCAGCCACTACGCCGGGCAGGACGCCACG GATCCTTTCATAGCATTTCATCCTGACAAGGCACTGGTGAGAAAGTACATGAGCCCCCTCTTGATTGGGGAGTTGGCACCAGATCAACCCAGCTTTGAGCCCAGCAAGAAT AAAAAGCTGGTAGAAGATTTCCGTGAACTCCGTGCAACTGTTGAGAAGATGGGACTTCTCAAACCCAACCGCACCTTTTTCATGCTGCATCTCTGTCACATCTTGTTGTTGGATGTTGCAGCTTGGCTCACCATCTGGTATTTTGGATCATCCACAGTGCCTTTCCTCATCTCTGCAGTGCTTCTAGGCACTGTCCAG GCCCAGGCTGGCTGGCTCCAGCATGATTTTGGACATCTTTCCGTCTTCAGCGAATCCAGATGGAACCACTTGGTGCATAAATTTGTGATTGGCCATCTGAAG CTTGGTGtccaaaagaagaaattcatgCCTTATAACCACCAGCACAAGTACTTCTTCATCA TTGGTCCCCCGGCTCTGGTGCCTCTTTACTTCCAGTGGTACATATTCTACTTTGTGGTACAGAGGAAACAGTGGGTG GACCTGGCCTGGATGCTGACCTTCTATGTCCGATTCTTTCTGACCTACCTGCCCTTGCTGGGTGTGAAGGGTATCCTGGGGCTTCATCTGTTAGTCAG GTTCATAGAGAGTAACTGGTTTGTCTGGATCACACAAATGAATCACATCCCAATGCATATTGATTATGATAAGAACGTAGACTGGTTCTCTACCCAG ctccAGGCAACCTGTAATGTTCATCAGTCCTTATTCAACGACTGGTTTAGTGGACATCTGAATTTCCAAATTGAGCACCA CCTTTTTCCTACAATGCCTCGACACAATTACTGGAAGGTGGCCCCTTTGGTGAAGTCCCTGTGTGCCAAACATGGCATTGAGTACCACTGCAAGCCACTGCTCACCGCCTTTGCAGATATAGTGCA CTCTTTGAAAGATTCAGGGGAGCTCTGGCTAGATGCCTATCTACATAAATAA
- the FADS1 gene encoding acyl-CoA (8-3)-desaturase isoform X1 has product MEAPGPVPPPRRFTWEEIAQRSARGPPPQERWLVIDRKVYDISRFHRRHPGGSRVISHYAGQDATDPFIAFHPDKALVRKYMSPLLIGELAPDQPSFEPSKNKKLVEDFRELRATVEKMGLLKPNRTFFMLHLCHILLLDVAAWLTIWYFGSSTVPFLISAVLLGTVQAQAGWLQHDFGHLSVFSESRWNHLVHKFVIGHLKGAPASWWNHLHFQHHAKPNCFRKDPDVNMHPLFFALGKTLSVELGVQKKKFMPYNHQHKYFFIIGPPALVPLYFQWYIFYFVVQRKQWVDLAWMLTFYVRFFLTYLPLLGVKGILGLHLLVRFIESNWFVWITQMNHIPMHIDYDKNVDWFSTQLQATCNVHQSLFNDWFSGHLNFQIEHHLFPTMPRHNYWKVAPLVKSLCAKHGIEYHCKPLLTAFADIVHSLKDSGELWLDAYLHK; this is encoded by the exons ATGGAGGCCCCCGGGCCGgtcccgccgccccgccgcttCACCTGGGAGGAGATCGCGCAGCGCTCGGCCCGCGGGCCGCCGCCCCAGGAGCGGTGGCTGGTGATCGACAGGAAGGTGTACGACATCAGCCGCTTCCACCGGCGGCACCCCGGCGGCTCGCGGGTCATCAGCCACTACGCCGGGCAGGACGCCACG GATCCTTTCATAGCATTTCATCCTGACAAGGCACTGGTGAGAAAGTACATGAGCCCCCTCTTGATTGGGGAGTTGGCACCAGATCAACCCAGCTTTGAGCCCAGCAAGAAT AAAAAGCTGGTAGAAGATTTCCGTGAACTCCGTGCAACTGTTGAGAAGATGGGACTTCTCAAACCCAACCGCACCTTTTTCATGCTGCATCTCTGTCACATCTTGTTGTTGGATGTTGCAGCTTGGCTCACCATCTGGTATTTTGGATCATCCACAGTGCCTTTCCTCATCTCTGCAGTGCTTCTAGGCACTGTCCAG GCCCAGGCTGGCTGGCTCCAGCATGATTTTGGACATCTTTCCGTCTTCAGCGAATCCAGATGGAACCACTTGGTGCATAAATTTGTGATTGGCCATCTGAAG GGAGCACCAGCCAGCTGGTGGAATCACCTCCACTTCCAGCACCATGCTAAACCCAACTGCTTCCGAAAGGACCCTGATGTTAACATGCACCCcttattttttgctttgggaaaaaCACTCTCTGTAGAG CTTGGTGtccaaaagaagaaattcatgCCTTATAACCACCAGCACAAGTACTTCTTCATCA TTGGTCCCCCGGCTCTGGTGCCTCTTTACTTCCAGTGGTACATATTCTACTTTGTGGTACAGAGGAAACAGTGGGTG GACCTGGCCTGGATGCTGACCTTCTATGTCCGATTCTTTCTGACCTACCTGCCCTTGCTGGGTGTGAAGGGTATCCTGGGGCTTCATCTGTTAGTCAG GTTCATAGAGAGTAACTGGTTTGTCTGGATCACACAAATGAATCACATCCCAATGCATATTGATTATGATAAGAACGTAGACTGGTTCTCTACCCAG ctccAGGCAACCTGTAATGTTCATCAGTCCTTATTCAACGACTGGTTTAGTGGACATCTGAATTTCCAAATTGAGCACCA CCTTTTTCCTACAATGCCTCGACACAATTACTGGAAGGTGGCCCCTTTGGTGAAGTCCCTGTGTGCCAAACATGGCATTGAGTACCACTGCAAGCCACTGCTCACCGCCTTTGCAGATATAGTGCA CTCTTTGAAAGATTCAGGGGAGCTCTGGCTAGATGCCTATCTACATAAATAA
- the FADS1 gene encoding acyl-CoA (8-3)-desaturase isoform X3, translating to MSPLLIGELAPDQPSFEPSKNKKLVEDFRELRATVEKMGLLKPNRTFFMLHLCHILLLDVAAWLTIWYFGSSTVPFLISAVLLGTVQAQAGWLQHDFGHLSVFSESRWNHLVHKFVIGHLKGAPASWWNHLHFQHHAKPNCFRKDPDVNMHPLFFALGKTLSVELGVQKKKFMPYNHQHKYFFIIGPPALVPLYFQWYIFYFVVQRKQWVDLAWMLTFYVRFFLTYLPLLGVKGILGLHLLVRFIESNWFVWITQMNHIPMHIDYDKNVDWFSTQLQATCNVHQSLFNDWFSGHLNFQIEHHLFPTMPRHNYWKVAPLVKSLCAKHGIEYHCKPLLTAFADIVHSLKDSGELWLDAYLHK from the exons ATGAGCCCCCTCTTGATTGGGGAGTTGGCACCAGATCAACCCAGCTTTGAGCCCAGCAAGAAT AAAAAGCTGGTAGAAGATTTCCGTGAACTCCGTGCAACTGTTGAGAAGATGGGACTTCTCAAACCCAACCGCACCTTTTTCATGCTGCATCTCTGTCACATCTTGTTGTTGGATGTTGCAGCTTGGCTCACCATCTGGTATTTTGGATCATCCACAGTGCCTTTCCTCATCTCTGCAGTGCTTCTAGGCACTGTCCAG GCCCAGGCTGGCTGGCTCCAGCATGATTTTGGACATCTTTCCGTCTTCAGCGAATCCAGATGGAACCACTTGGTGCATAAATTTGTGATTGGCCATCTGAAG GGAGCACCAGCCAGCTGGTGGAATCACCTCCACTTCCAGCACCATGCTAAACCCAACTGCTTCCGAAAGGACCCTGATGTTAACATGCACCCcttattttttgctttgggaaaaaCACTCTCTGTAGAG CTTGGTGtccaaaagaagaaattcatgCCTTATAACCACCAGCACAAGTACTTCTTCATCA TTGGTCCCCCGGCTCTGGTGCCTCTTTACTTCCAGTGGTACATATTCTACTTTGTGGTACAGAGGAAACAGTGGGTG GACCTGGCCTGGATGCTGACCTTCTATGTCCGATTCTTTCTGACCTACCTGCCCTTGCTGGGTGTGAAGGGTATCCTGGGGCTTCATCTGTTAGTCAG GTTCATAGAGAGTAACTGGTTTGTCTGGATCACACAAATGAATCACATCCCAATGCATATTGATTATGATAAGAACGTAGACTGGTTCTCTACCCAG ctccAGGCAACCTGTAATGTTCATCAGTCCTTATTCAACGACTGGTTTAGTGGACATCTGAATTTCCAAATTGAGCACCA CCTTTTTCCTACAATGCCTCGACACAATTACTGGAAGGTGGCCCCTTTGGTGAAGTCCCTGTGTGCCAAACATGGCATTGAGTACCACTGCAAGCCACTGCTCACCGCCTTTGCAGATATAGTGCA CTCTTTGAAAGATTCAGGGGAGCTCTGGCTAGATGCCTATCTACATAAATAA